A part of Gemmatimonas groenlandica genomic DNA contains:
- a CDS encoding RNA polymerase sigma factor yields the protein MTTPPPDAMPRTQEALYEHAIAAYGTAIHRVARAYEADPDTREDLHQDIHLALWRSFAGFDARCSLRTWVYRVAHNVATTHVIRHRRTRARFVGLDELALPASRSDVEGDAHRTLMVERLHLLIQHLRPLDRQLLLLYLDDCDAKAMSEITGLSAGHVATKIGRIKQFLARTHQTGAPHVR from the coding sequence ATGACTACGCCGCCGCCGGACGCCATGCCGCGCACCCAAGAGGCTCTGTACGAACACGCCATCGCCGCGTACGGGACGGCGATCCACCGGGTCGCGCGGGCCTACGAGGCCGATCCGGACACGCGTGAGGATCTGCATCAAGACATCCACCTCGCGCTCTGGCGGAGCTTCGCCGGGTTCGACGCACGATGTTCTCTTCGCACGTGGGTGTATCGGGTCGCGCACAATGTGGCCACGACGCACGTCATCCGACACCGCCGGACGCGCGCGCGATTCGTCGGCCTCGATGAGCTCGCATTGCCCGCGTCCCGCAGTGACGTGGAGGGCGACGCGCACCGGACGCTGATGGTGGAGCGCCTGCACCTGCTCATCCAGCACTTGCGCCCGCTCGATCGCCAGCTCTTGCTGCTCTACCTCGACGACTGCGACGCCAAAGCGATGAGCGAGATCACCGGGCTGTCGGCCGGCCACGTCGCGACGAAGATCGGCCGCATCAAACAGTTCCTTGCCCGTACCCATCAAACCGGAGCCCCCCATGTTCGATGA